A single genomic interval of Mucilaginibacter robiniae harbors:
- a CDS encoding T9SS type B sorting domain-containing protein encodes MLPGKALGQKNVLTIISGQSITLHTPSSVDAAGYQWYKDGQAIAGAVNATYTITQPGVYTVRAFNKESCASPLSDEIIVMAAAVQVDLAVTKQSESRQVHAGEPFEYLLTVVNNGPGGATNVQLKDALPNELEYVDIKSVSAGKPEYDASAKVLTWAIGDIQLHGSAELKLLVKAIQFGTVVNSATVKSAETDTNPANNQSSDTKQILGLHVPNVFTPNGDGKNDTFEIPELTEYAENEIMIVNRWGNSVYEKKNYQNDWTGDGLSEGTYFYVLKVKNSQGSWEVYKGYVTLLRSR; translated from the coding sequence GTGCTTCCCGGTAAAGCGCTGGGGCAAAAAAATGTGTTAACTATTATCTCAGGGCAATCCATAACCTTGCATACGCCCAGTTCTGTTGATGCGGCCGGTTACCAGTGGTATAAAGACGGGCAAGCCATAGCCGGTGCCGTAAATGCTACTTATACCATTACGCAGCCCGGCGTATATACCGTACGTGCTTTTAATAAAGAGTCTTGCGCGTCGCCGCTTTCGGATGAGATAATAGTTATGGCAGCTGCCGTACAGGTAGATTTAGCTGTTACCAAACAATCAGAAAGCAGGCAGGTACATGCCGGTGAGCCATTTGAGTATTTGCTTACGGTGGTGAATAACGGGCCGGGCGGGGCCACCAATGTACAGTTGAAAGATGCTTTGCCTAATGAGTTGGAGTATGTGGACATCAAAAGTGTTTCGGCAGGTAAGCCTGAATATGATGCCAGTGCTAAAGTACTGACCTGGGCTATAGGTGATATTCAACTGCATGGTTCGGCTGAATTGAAACTCTTGGTTAAAGCTATACAGTTTGGAACAGTGGTTAACTCAGCAACGGTAAAATCAGCTGAAACAGACACGAATCCAGCCAATAATCAATCGTCAGATACCAAGCAGATACTAGGGCTGCATGTGCCGAATGTATTTACGCCAAATGGCGATGGAAAGAACGATACGTTCGAGATTCCGGAACTAACCGAGTATGCCGAAAATGAAATCATGATTGTAAACCGCTGGGGCAACAGTGTATATGAAAAAAAGAATTACCAAAATGACTGGACCGGCGATGGATTGAGTGAAGGAACTTACTTCTACGTGCTGAAAGTTAAAAATAGCCAAGGTTCATGGGAAGTGTACAAAGGTTATGTAACCCTGCTTCGGTCAAGATAA
- a CDS encoding Ig-like domain-containing protein → MKQRFTLIKVAVVFWLTIFSLSAFAQSSTSSASPFAGPSDATTAPPATATDAGLGQVLCAGSTITLKGDADPSVSKYQWYKVNSSGTKTLVYEGTTNSYTETAAGAGYYIYYLVKVNSNTCTSDVSDPFKLYVLPALNPTVDGGNSVCEKNQSTTDLKVAGLDSRFSYTYQWTRNGSNITTDGTSATYTVKEATAGTVKYAVNVAYTLKSSCTATSPDKSVTVVPVPTKPTITFGN, encoded by the coding sequence ATGAAACAAAGATTTACCCTGATTAAAGTTGCCGTTGTTTTTTGGCTAACTATATTTTCGCTGAGTGCATTTGCACAATCATCAACATCGTCAGCCTCACCATTTGCAGGGCCTAGTGATGCGACTACGGCACCACCCGCTACAGCAACGGATGCAGGTTTAGGTCAGGTTTTATGTGCTGGCAGTACCATCACCTTAAAAGGCGATGCAGACCCCAGCGTAAGTAAATACCAGTGGTATAAAGTAAACTCCAGCGGTACAAAAACCCTGGTTTATGAGGGTACTACCAATAGTTATACCGAAACAGCAGCCGGTGCCGGCTATTATATTTACTATCTGGTGAAGGTAAATTCGAACACTTGTACATCAGATGTTTCTGATCCTTTTAAATTGTATGTGCTGCCGGCACTTAATCCAACAGTAGATGGTGGTAACAGTGTCTGCGAAAAAAATCAGTCTACTACGGACTTAAAGGTGGCCGGACTGGATTCAAGATTCTCGTATACTTACCAGTGGACCAGAAACGGTAGCAATATTACTACCGACGGTACATCTGCTACTTATACGGTTAAAGAGGCTACTGCAGGAACGGTTAAGTATGCTGTAAATGTTGCTTACACGCTGAAATCAAGCTGTACCGCAACATCTCCGGATAAATCAGTTACGGTAGTTCCAGTTCCGACTAAGCCAACTATTACGTTCGGAAACTAA
- the trmB gene encoding tRNA (guanosine(46)-N7)-methyltransferase TrmB, translating to MGKDKLRRFAEIATFNNVVQMEAGQPYQGQWSAQFFKNNNPLVLELACGKGEYTVNLAQMFPAKNFIGIDYKGNRLWRGAKTAVEEGINNVGFLRIQIENLSSYFAPGEVDEIWITFPDPQPQLSREKKRLTSPRFLEQYKHLLKPGGFVNLKTDNDDLHAYTAEKIAELGLKLHVKTEDLYHSPYADEVLSIKTYYEKMYLKNNKNINYLKFSFV from the coding sequence ATGGGTAAAGATAAATTACGCCGTTTTGCCGAGATAGCTACTTTCAATAACGTAGTGCAGATGGAAGCTGGCCAGCCTTACCAGGGGCAATGGTCGGCACAGTTTTTCAAAAACAACAATCCGTTAGTTTTGGAACTGGCATGCGGCAAAGGCGAATATACGGTAAATCTGGCACAAATGTTTCCGGCCAAGAACTTTATAGGCATCGATTATAAAGGTAACAGGCTTTGGCGCGGCGCTAAAACTGCGGTAGAAGAAGGTATTAACAATGTGGGCTTTTTACGTATTCAGATTGAAAACCTGAGTAGCTATTTTGCCCCTGGCGAGGTGGATGAAATATGGATTACCTTTCCGGATCCGCAGCCTCAATTAAGCCGGGAAAAGAAACGCCTGACCTCTCCCCGGTTTTTGGAACAATACAAGCACTTATTAAAACCCGGTGGCTTTGTTAACCTGAAAACTGATAACGATGACCTGCATGCCTACACAGCCGAAAAGATTGCTGAACTGGGTTTAAAACTGCACGTTAAAACCGAAGATTTATACCACTCGCCTTATGCAGATGAGGTACTTAGCATTAAAACATATTACGAAAAGATGTATTTGAAAAATAATAAGAACATTAATTATCTTAAATTTTCGTTTGTGTAA
- a CDS encoding catalase family protein gives MASQYVLYRPEVETLLEDEQQIIDDIIASMTRLSGRTHEKYGHQVRVSHGKSHGLAVGELTVADNLPEHLAQSLFANGGATYPIIARLANVPGEIVSDAVNTQRGFAFKILGVEGEKIAGHEGQTTQDFVLDTGSYFPMADAKAFLMQHRMIEHAPQIPTVVKEAVSAVSRVTNEALNKLGADSAKLDFFGDSRIHPLAEAYFSQAPLRYGNYIAKLAVTPVSAKQKELAEKNVEVDSYNDSNALRTATVGYLRENDAEFDVQIQLCTDLEKMPVENANIDWKQEDSPYLTVARIRLPKQEAYSEARQKYVEALSFSPAHSLAAFRPLGSIMRVRLQAYPTMSRIRREGNHEPMAEPVSINEVPA, from the coding sequence ATGGCAAGTCAGTATGTGCTTTACCGGCCGGAGGTGGAAACCTTGCTGGAAGACGAGCAACAAATTATTGATGACATCATCGCTTCCATGACCCGGCTGAGTGGTCGTACACACGAAAAATATGGTCATCAGGTGCGTGTATCGCATGGTAAAAGTCATGGTTTGGCTGTAGGCGAACTTACGGTAGCAGATAATTTGCCCGAACATTTAGCACAAAGCTTGTTTGCTAATGGTGGCGCTACTTACCCGATTATTGCACGCCTGGCCAATGTACCCGGTGAAATTGTATCTGATGCCGTAAATACGCAGCGTGGTTTTGCCTTTAAAATATTAGGTGTTGAGGGTGAGAAAATTGCCGGACATGAAGGTCAAACTACACAAGATTTTGTGCTGGATACCGGCAGCTACTTCCCGATGGCCGATGCTAAAGCATTTTTGATGCAACACCGCATGATTGAGCATGCCCCACAAATACCTACTGTGGTGAAAGAAGCGGTATCTGCCGTATCAAGAGTAACTAACGAGGCACTGAACAAATTGGGCGCGGATAGCGCCAAGCTTGATTTCTTTGGCGATTCACGTATCCACCCGCTGGCCGAAGCTTACTTTAGTCAGGCACCTTTGCGTTACGGTAATTATATAGCTAAACTGGCGGTAACACCTGTATCTGCCAAGCAAAAAGAACTTGCTGAAAAGAATGTAGAGGTAGATAGCTATAACGATTCGAATGCCTTACGTACAGCAACCGTAGGTTACCTGAGAGAGAACGATGCGGAGTTTGATGTACAAATACAATTGTGTACCGATTTAGAAAAAATGCCGGTAGAAAATGCCAATATAGATTGGAAGCAGGAGGATAGCCCATACCTGACGGTAGCTCGCATCCGCTTGCCTAAGCAGGAAGCTTATAGCGAAGCACGTCAAAAATATGTAGAGGCATTGTCGTTCTCGCCAGCGCATTCTTTAGCAGCCTTCCGTCCGCTGGGTTCTATTATGCGAGTACGCTTGCAGGCTTACCCAACCATGTCACGCATCCGTCGGGAAGGTAACCATGAGCCTATGGCCGAACCTGTTTCTATTAACGAAGTGCCCGCTTAA
- a CDS encoding glutamine--tRNA ligase/YqeY domain fusion protein, whose product MSEEKSLNFIEEIVEDDLSTGKHNGRVHTRFPPEPNGYLHIGHAKSICLNFGLAQRYNGKTNLRFDDTNPVTEDTEYVESIKDDVRWLGFQWANELYASDYFDILYAFALNLIKQGLAYVDDSTPEEIAAQKGTPTEPGTANQYRSRSMEENVHLFEEMKAGKYPDGAKVLRAKVDMASPNMHMRDPIMYRIKHAHHHRTGDKWCIYPMYDFAHGQSDAIEEITHSLCTLEFIPHRALYEWFIEKLDIFPSRQYEFARLNMTYTVMSKRKLLQLVNENHVSGWDDPRMPTISGLRRRGYTPASVRDFCDRIGIAKRENLIDVSLLEFCIREDLNKTAWRRMGVLDPVKLVITNYPEGQTETLFGENNPEVEGGEGGREIPFSRELYIEREDFMEVPPKKFFRLGVGLMVRLKNAYIIKCDDFVKDAEGNITEIHCTYLPESKSGHDTSGINVKGTIHWVSIPHAKTAEVRLYDRLFQSENPAAEEGDFKDDLNPNSLQVITAYVEQDLAGAQLGKGYQFIRKGYFTLDKDSTADKLVFNRTVTLKDAWAKEVKKG is encoded by the coding sequence ATGAGTGAAGAAAAGTCGCTGAACTTTATTGAAGAGATAGTAGAAGACGATTTAAGTACCGGCAAACACAATGGCCGTGTACATACCCGTTTTCCACCGGAGCCTAATGGTTACCTGCATATTGGCCATGCCAAATCCATCTGCTTAAATTTTGGATTAGCCCAGCGCTATAATGGTAAAACCAACCTGCGTTTTGACGATACCAACCCGGTTACAGAAGATACCGAATATGTAGAAAGTATAAAAGATGATGTGCGCTGGCTGGGTTTCCAGTGGGCCAATGAGCTCTACGCATCCGACTATTTTGATATTTTGTATGCCTTTGCCCTGAACCTGATCAAGCAGGGGCTGGCTTATGTAGATGATAGCACCCCTGAAGAAATAGCAGCTCAGAAAGGAACACCTACTGAGCCAGGTACGGCTAACCAATACCGCAGCCGCAGTATGGAAGAAAACGTACACCTGTTTGAAGAAATGAAAGCCGGCAAATATCCGGATGGTGCTAAGGTGTTACGGGCTAAAGTAGATATGGCATCACCTAACATGCACATGCGCGACCCTATTATGTACCGTATTAAGCATGCGCATCATCACCGTACTGGCGATAAATGGTGTATTTACCCGATGTATGATTTTGCACATGGGCAATCGGATGCTATTGAAGAGATTACCCACTCGCTTTGTACACTGGAGTTTATACCTCACCGGGCTTTGTACGAGTGGTTCATCGAGAAACTGGACATCTTCCCGTCACGGCAGTATGAGTTTGCCCGTTTGAATATGACCTACACGGTAATGAGCAAGCGTAAGTTATTGCAACTGGTTAATGAAAATCACGTAAGCGGTTGGGATGACCCACGTATGCCAACCATTAGCGGTTTGCGACGCCGAGGGTATACGCCAGCTTCTGTGCGCGATTTTTGCGACCGTATAGGGATAGCTAAACGTGAAAACCTGATTGATGTCAGCTTACTCGAGTTCTGCATCCGTGAAGATTTGAATAAAACCGCTTGGCGCCGTATGGGTGTGCTAGACCCAGTGAAGCTTGTTATCACCAACTACCCGGAAGGGCAAACCGAAACCTTATTTGGTGAAAATAACCCCGAAGTAGAAGGTGGCGAAGGTGGCCGTGAAATTCCATTCAGCCGCGAACTATACATTGAGCGCGAAGACTTTATGGAAGTGCCGCCTAAAAAGTTTTTCCGCCTGGGTGTGGGCTTAATGGTGAGGTTGAAAAATGCTTACATTATCAAATGCGATGATTTTGTGAAAGATGCCGAAGGCAACATTACCGAAATACATTGTACCTATCTGCCCGAATCTAAGTCAGGACATGATACCAGCGGTATTAACGTGAAAGGTACTATACACTGGGTAAGCATACCTCATGCTAAAACCGCCGAGGTGCGTTTGTACGACCGTCTGTTCCAATCAGAAAACCCGGCTGCTGAAGAAGGGGATTTTAAAGACGATTTAAACCCGAACAGCTTGCAGGTAATCACCGCTTATGTAGAACAAGACTTAGCCGGTGCACAGCTAGGCAAAGGTTACCAGTTCATCCGGAAAGGTTATTTTACGTTGGATAAAGATTCAACAGCCGACAAGCTGGTGTTTAACCGTACCGTAACCTTGAAAGATGCCTGGGCTAAAGAAGTAAAAAAAGGATAA
- a CDS encoding AraC family transcriptional regulator, with protein MSHLNYPVTDTIIPNYAFEQDEATNNPMFRINRNDSVLNYRCADFLVPHRKNYYFLAFVRQGSSRHWIDMMPCTLKPDTFYFTIPQQVHLKEDAKPITGISLGFTEDFLTLDDSGSLKKLPIIQNPDNGHELQLSEPDLVFIEDILEKILTEYHSKNSWQQNMLLAYMKVLLIYLSRLYMEQISTAVKPLSNNKQVLKNYLNAVEEHYLQLHDVAAYAGILNLSANYLSEVIKEQSGKSAIAHIHDRLIVEAKRLLFHTEYSIKEISFQLGFEDASYFNRFFKRLTQYTPISYRNFTRKMYH; from the coding sequence ATGAGCCACTTAAACTATCCTGTTACAGACACCATTATTCCTAACTATGCTTTTGAACAGGATGAGGCAACCAACAACCCGATGTTCCGCATTAATCGGAATGATAGTGTACTAAACTACCGGTGTGCTGACTTTTTAGTGCCACACCGTAAAAATTATTATTTCCTAGCCTTTGTAAGGCAGGGCAGCAGTCGCCACTGGATTGATATGATGCCTTGCACTCTTAAGCCCGACACTTTTTATTTTACTATTCCGCAACAGGTGCATCTAAAAGAAGATGCCAAACCCATAACGGGTATCAGCCTGGGCTTTACAGAAGATTTCCTGACCCTGGATGATAGTGGCTCACTTAAAAAGCTACCTATTATTCAAAACCCGGATAATGGACATGAGCTGCAGCTAAGCGAACCAGACCTGGTATTTATTGAAGATATTCTGGAGAAAATACTTACCGAGTATCACAGCAAAAATAGTTGGCAGCAAAACATGCTGCTGGCTTACATGAAAGTGCTACTTATCTATTTAAGCCGGCTGTACATGGAACAAATTAGTACCGCTGTAAAGCCTTTATCAAACAATAAGCAGGTACTTAAAAATTACCTGAACGCCGTTGAAGAACATTATCTGCAATTGCATGATGTAGCCGCTTACGCGGGCATACTAAATTTATCAGCCAATTATTTGAGCGAAGTAATAAAAGAGCAAAGTGGCAAGTCGGCCATTGCACATATTCATGACCGACTGATTGTAGAAGCCAAGCGCCTGCTTTTCCATACGGAGTATTCTATTAAGGAAATTTCTTTTCAACTGGGCTTTGAGGACGCTTCTTATTTTAACCGCTTTTTCAAACGGCTTACACAATATACGCCTATCAGTTATCGCAACTTCACCCGTAAAATGTACCATTGA
- a CDS encoding carboxymuconolactone decarboxylase family protein encodes MGKLINDFNDYRTRMNDRIMESANTNIKRFFALDTTTYADGALDVKTKEMLGLVASMVLRCDDCIKYHLGKCHEAGVNHAEMNEVFMIANLVGGSIVIPHYRRAVEYWDELNEAAQ; translated from the coding sequence ATGGGAAAACTTATTAACGACTTTAACGATTACCGTACTCGGATGAACGACCGGATCATGGAATCGGCCAATACCAATATTAAACGCTTTTTTGCCTTAGATACCACTACCTATGCCGATGGCGCATTGGACGTAAAAACCAAAGAAATGCTGGGCTTGGTAGCCAGCATGGTACTGCGTTGCGACGATTGCATTAAATATCACCTAGGCAAATGCCATGAGGCCGGCGTAAATCATGCCGAAATGAATGAAGTATTCATGATTGCTAACCTGGTTGGTGGTTCCATTGTTATTCCGCATTATCGCAGGGCTGTTGAGTACTGGGATGAGTTGAATGAAGCGGCTCAATAA
- a CDS encoding AI-2E family transporter, with protein MSVFNYQQRNTIILVSIIVLGCFLLYALSTIFSSILGAIVLFVIFRPLYLYLTEKRRWNQTLSALLIIFSSLIVIVIPFLLLSFMMIDKIISIRSSALPIQTWVNKIDAMAGTSLNQPHLAENTMQKLGAYATDLFPSLLGSAANIILTLLVLYFILFFMFVQLREFEAGLLRYAPFSEQHALKFAVALRNSTYSNVLGQGIISLIQGILLANGFWIVGIPDPIFWGVVATFISFLPVVGAPTLSIPAGIYLMLLDHTWKGIGIMIYGLLFIGNLDHVLRLTINKRIANTHPVISIIGVFIGLPLFGILGLVFGPVLLSYFILMIEIYETNRLAADRLERVRATPDGL; from the coding sequence ATGTCAGTATTTAATTACCAGCAGCGTAATACCATTATTCTGGTCAGCATTATTGTGCTAGGCTGTTTTCTGCTATATGCCTTAAGTACTATTTTTAGTTCTATACTGGGAGCCATTGTGCTGTTTGTTATTTTTCGTCCACTGTACTTGTATCTCACAGAAAAACGCCGCTGGAACCAGACTTTATCAGCGTTGCTGATTATTTTTTCATCGCTTATTGTTATTGTGATCCCGTTTTTACTGCTGAGTTTTATGATGATTGATAAAATTATCAGCATACGCAGCAGCGCCCTGCCTATACAAACCTGGGTAAATAAAATTGATGCAATGGCGGGTACCAGTTTAAATCAGCCCCATCTGGCCGAAAATACCATGCAAAAGTTGGGGGCTTATGCTACCGATTTGTTCCCATCGTTATTAGGTAGTGCTGCAAATATTATTTTAACCTTGTTGGTGCTGTACTTTATCCTGTTTTTCATGTTTGTGCAACTGCGCGAATTTGAAGCCGGTTTACTTAGGTATGCACCTTTTAGTGAGCAGCATGCCCTTAAGTTTGCGGTGGCATTGCGCAATTCTACCTATTCGAATGTGTTGGGCCAGGGCATTATATCATTAATACAGGGTATACTGCTGGCTAACGGGTTCTGGATTGTAGGTATTCCCGATCCCATATTTTGGGGGGTGGTAGCTACCTTTATTTCATTTTTGCCTGTAGTAGGTGCTCCTACACTTTCTATTCCGGCTGGTATATACCTGATGCTGCTTGACCATACCTGGAAAGGCATCGGCATTATGATTTATGGTTTACTGTTTATCGGCAACCTAGACCATGTGTTACGCCTTACCATTAACAAGCGTATAGCTAATACCCATCCTGTTATCTCGATTATAGGAGTTTTTATCGGTTTGCCTTTGTTTGGTATTTTGGGCTTAGTTTTTGGACCTGTACTATTATCGTATTTTATACTGATGATAGAAATTTATGAAACCAACCGCTTGGCCGCTGATAGGTTGGAAAGGGTAAGGGCTACACCCGACGGACTATAA
- a CDS encoding MGMT family protein has product MPEENFFERVFDVVRQIPAGRVTSYGAVAQYLGSKGSSRVVGYAMGASVDAFPPVPAHRVVNRNGIVTGNLQQGNFKRRKQMLESEGIIMDDDAQIQNFKKLFWDPSVELKDS; this is encoded by the coding sequence ATGCCCGAAGAAAACTTTTTTGAACGTGTGTTTGATGTAGTACGGCAAATTCCGGCTGGTCGGGTAACCTCATACGGTGCGGTGGCGCAATATCTAGGTTCCAAGGGCTCATCGCGCGTGGTAGGCTATGCTATGGGTGCTTCAGTTGATGCGTTCCCGCCGGTACCTGCACACCGTGTAGTAAACCGCAACGGCATTGTAACCGGCAACCTGCAACAAGGCAACTTTAAGCGTCGTAAACAAATGTTGGAAAGCGAAGGCATTATCATGGACGATGACGCACAAATACAAAACTTCAAAAAGTTGTTCTGGGATCCGTCAGTTGAACTAAAAGATTCCTGA
- a CDS encoding YtxH domain-containing protein — MKTKDLSELAKKIPSLKTSQSDTDAVKVIIALAAGVAAGAALGILFAPDKGTETRDKLSESLSNLSDTIKETAVAELDRLADLKGKVVDTIKTKINGAEQEYQDDLEHA, encoded by the coding sequence ATGAAAACAAAGGATTTATCAGAGCTAGCTAAAAAAATACCCAGTTTAAAAACCAGCCAATCAGATACTGATGCAGTGAAAGTTATTATTGCTTTAGCTGCCGGTGTAGCTGCAGGTGCTGCTTTAGGTATATTGTTTGCACCAGATAAAGGTACTGAAACCCGTGATAAACTATCAGAATCGTTAAGTAACCTGAGCGATACTATCAAAGAAACTGCTGTAGCGGAACTTGATCGTTTGGCCGACCTGAAAGGTAAAGTGGTGGATACCATTAAAACCAAAATTAACGGTGCCGAACAAGAATACCAGGACGATCTGGAACATGCCTAA
- a CDS encoding sigma-54-dependent transcriptional regulator encodes MKKILIVDDEVNTAVLLSKFLTRNGFEVVTASNGASAFEHLRNNEFNLVLCDYRLEDTDGREILKVIRVQYPKTGVIIITGYSDIKMAVELIKMGAYDYITKPLYPDEILTTINKAIETHHALLEAADQETESVGSGTAKSNAKELRKQVLTNEFVAGTSRASKELLRQIELVAPTNYSVIIMGESGTGKESVAKSIHMNSPRRNQPFIAMDCGSLTKELAQSEFFGHEKGSFTGALYTKIGHFEMANGGTLFLDEVGNLSYDIQAALLRTVQERKVKRIGSTKEIDLDVRLIVATNENLQDAINKGRFREDLYHRFNEFSIYMPPLRERGGDIMLLAQHFLKSANEELGRNVTSFSPEVVDCLMSYRWQGNIRELKNVIRRATLLTEGAEILMKALPLEMLAYSKPPVTESAAPAEAAAPKETRHDLKNAALEAEYDTILRVLREVNFNKTKAAEMLKIDRKTLYNKMKAINLSK; translated from the coding sequence ATGAAAAAAATACTCATCGTAGATGATGAAGTGAATACCGCGGTACTGCTTTCAAAGTTTCTGACCCGAAATGGTTTTGAGGTGGTTACAGCTTCTAATGGTGCCAGTGCTTTTGAACATCTTCGCAATAATGAGTTTAATTTAGTGCTATGTGATTACCGGTTGGAAGATACTGACGGACGGGAAATATTGAAGGTAATCAGAGTTCAGTATCCAAAAACAGGGGTAATCATTATTACCGGCTACTCGGATATTAAAATGGCCGTTGAGCTGATTAAAATGGGTGCGTATGATTACATTACTAAGCCGCTGTACCCGGATGAGATTTTAACCACTATCAACAAAGCCATTGAAACGCACCATGCTTTACTGGAAGCGGCAGATCAGGAAACAGAATCAGTAGGTTCGGGTACGGCAAAAAGCAATGCCAAAGAATTGCGCAAGCAGGTTTTAACCAACGAGTTTGTAGCCGGCACCAGCCGGGCTTCAAAAGAGTTGTTGCGTCAGATAGAGTTGGTTGCGCCTACCAACTACAGTGTGATTATTATGGGTGAAAGCGGAACAGGTAAAGAATCGGTAGCTAAAAGCATTCACATGAACAGTCCGCGCCGTAATCAGCCTTTTATCGCTATGGATTGTGGCTCTCTTACTAAAGAATTGGCGCAAAGCGAATTTTTTGGTCATGAAAAGGGTTCTTTTACTGGTGCATTGTACACTAAAATTGGCCATTTTGAAATGGCTAACGGTGGCACGTTGTTTTTAGATGAGGTAGGCAACCTATCATACGATATACAAGCAGCCCTATTGCGTACTGTGCAAGAACGTAAGGTGAAACGTATTGGCTCAACCAAAGAAATTGATTTGGATGTGCGGCTGATTGTAGCTACTAACGAGAATTTACAGGATGCCATCAATAAAGGCCGTTTCCGGGAAGATTTATACCACCGCTTTAATGAGTTCAGCATTTACATGCCACCTTTAAGAGAAAGAGGGGGCGATATCATGTTGCTGGCTCAGCATTTTTTGAAAAGTGCCAACGAAGAACTAGGCCGTAATGTAACCTCGTTTTCTCCCGAGGTGGTAGATTGTTTGATGAGTTACAGATGGCAGGGTAATATACGGGAGCTTAAAAATGTAATACGCCGGGCAACATTGCTTACTGAAGGTGCTGAAATATTAATGAAAGCTTTACCTTTGGAGATGCTGGCCTATAGTAAGCCGCCTGTTACCGAGAGTGCAGCTCCTGCTGAAGCCGCAGCACCTAAAGAAACGCGCCATGATTTAAAGAATGCTGCTTTGGAAGCGGAGTACGATACGATATTGAGAGTATTGCGTGAAGTGAATTTTAATAAAACCAAAGCTGCCGAAATGCTTAAAATAGACCGCAAAACGTTGTACAATAAAATGAAGGCTATAAACCTGAGTAAATAA
- a CDS encoding SDR family oxidoreductase — MKTALITGANKSIGFETARILAQKGYFVYIGSRDIGKGEEAVNQLKADGLTTLQAIQLDVTNLDSITAAQQFINDKDGKLDVLINNAGISGALPQSAESIDVAIVREVFDTNFFGVIQVTQAFLPLLRKSETAVIVNVTSGLGSLTLHSDPSWPYYNFKSAAYGTSKSALNSYTIVLAYELRDTPIRVNAVDPGYTATDFNHHQGPLKVEDSAAFVAQYALIGADGPTGKFFSHDYQSNNHESPW; from the coding sequence ATGAAAACAGCACTTATTACAGGAGCCAATAAAAGTATTGGTTTTGAAACCGCTCGAATACTGGCTCAGAAAGGTTATTTTGTTTACATCGGCAGCCGCGATATTGGTAAAGGAGAAGAAGCCGTGAACCAGCTTAAAGCCGACGGTTTAACTACTTTACAAGCTATTCAGCTTGATGTAACCAACTTAGACTCGATTACGGCAGCACAACAATTTATTAATGATAAAGATGGCAAACTTGATGTGCTGATTAACAATGCAGGCATCAGCGGAGCTTTGCCGCAAAGTGCAGAATCGATTGATGTAGCCATTGTTCGCGAGGTATTTGATACTAACTTTTTCGGTGTTATCCAGGTTACACAAGCTTTTTTGCCATTGTTAAGAAAATCTGAAACCGCAGTAATCGTGAATGTGACTTCAGGTTTAGGTTCGCTTACCTTACATAGCGATCCATCATGGCCTTATTATAATTTCAAATCGGCAGCTTATGGTACATCCAAATCGGCCCTGAACTCTTACACCATTGTGCTGGCTTATGAATTGCGCGATACGCCTATTCGTGTAAACGCTGTTGACCCCGGTTACACCGCAACCGACTTCAATCATCACCAAGGCCCTTTAAAAGTTGAAGATTCGGCGGCCTTCGTAGCTCAATACGCTTTGATAGGCGCTGATGGCCCAACTGGTAAGTTTTTCAGTCATGATTACCAAAGCAACAATCATGAAAGCCCTTGGTAG
- a CDS encoding phage holin family protein, with translation MKASGFIISKMNMEEKKEPQQPQQPPVLDQLKEYVETRIQLGKYKAIEKSSSVAASLVTDVVAAVCGVLFLLFFFITLALLLGSVLGAAWKGFGIVTLLYLIIAFVVIKMKPVIQKSIINLLINKIFK, from the coding sequence GTGAAAGCTTCAGGATTCATCATCTCAAAAATGAATATGGAAGAGAAAAAAGAGCCGCAACAACCTCAACAGCCGCCTGTTCTGGATCAATTAAAAGAATATGTGGAAACGCGTATTCAGTTAGGAAAATATAAGGCAATTGAAAAAAGCTCATCGGTAGCAGCCAGTCTGGTTACTGATGTGGTGGCAGCCGTTTGCGGCGTATTATTTCTGTTGTTCTTTTTCATTACGCTGGCCTTACTGCTGGGTTCAGTATTGGGTGCGGCATGGAAGGGCTTCGGTATTGTAACTTTACTTTACTTGATTATTGCTTTTGTGGTTATCAAAATGAAGCCTGTTATTCAGAAGTCTATTATTAACCTGCTGATCAATAAAATATTTAAATAG